From a region of the Halolamina sp. CBA1230 genome:
- a CDS encoding phosphoribosylaminoimidazolesuccinocarboxamide synthase has product MTSVKEFRVDRAPTDDELGRGRFVFTDDYSVFDWGPMPDTIPEKGRSLCTMGADNFERLADNGVATHYRGVVAPEDAGEAAPAARDLAAVDGPPRQMAIDLTAVPELTHGEDGYEYDQFHAAAGDHYLVPLEIVFRNEVPVGSSLRSRKEPEDVGLDRPRWPDEAVSLPEPIVEFSTKFEEQDRYLDEAEAERIAGRADLDDLRETALAVNETITDRAAETGFVHEDGKIECLWVDGEVRVADVAGTFDENRFAYDGQELSKEVLRQFYKSYDPDWVAAVKDAKTLADAEGVADWKSFCEETPADLPADVRETASEMYAAGTNAYTGREWFEAPAIEDAVDAVRGL; this is encoded by the coding sequence GTGACTAGCGTCAAGGAGTTCCGCGTCGACCGGGCGCCGACCGACGACGAGCTCGGCCGGGGGCGGTTCGTGTTCACCGACGACTACTCCGTGTTCGACTGGGGGCCGATGCCCGACACGATCCCCGAGAAGGGTCGGAGCCTCTGCACGATGGGCGCGGACAACTTCGAACGGCTGGCCGACAACGGCGTGGCGACCCACTACCGCGGCGTCGTCGCACCCGAGGACGCCGGCGAGGCGGCGCCGGCGGCGCGCGACCTCGCGGCCGTCGACGGCCCGCCCCGGCAGATGGCGATCGACCTCACGGCCGTGCCGGAGCTCACCCACGGCGAGGACGGGTACGAGTACGACCAGTTCCACGCCGCGGCCGGGGACCACTACCTCGTCCCGCTGGAGATCGTGTTCCGGAACGAGGTGCCCGTCGGCTCCAGCCTGCGCAGTCGCAAGGAGCCCGAGGACGTGGGACTCGACCGCCCTCGCTGGCCCGACGAGGCGGTGTCGCTGCCCGAACCGATCGTGGAGTTCTCCACGAAGTTCGAGGAGCAGGACCGCTACCTCGACGAGGCCGAAGCCGAGCGGATCGCCGGCCGCGCAGACCTCGACGACCTGCGGGAGACCGCGCTCGCGGTGAACGAGACGATCACCGACCGCGCCGCGGAGACGGGGTTCGTCCACGAGGACGGCAAGATCGAGTGTCTCTGGGTCGACGGCGAGGTGCGCGTGGCGGACGTGGCGGGCACGTTCGACGAGAACCGCTTCGCGTACGACGGGCAGGAACTGTCGAAGGAGGTGCTCCGGCAGTTCTACAAGTCCTACGACCCGGACTGGGTCGCCGCCGTGAAAGACGCCAAAACCCTCGCCGACGCGGAGGGCGTCGCGGACTGGAAGTCGTTCTGCGAGGAGACGCCCGCCGATCTCCCAGCAGACGTACGAGAGACGGCCAGCGAGATGTACGCCGCCGGGACGAACGCCTACACGGGACGGGAGTGGTTCGAGGCGCCCGCTATCGAGGACGCCGTCGACGCCGTGCGGGGGCTGTAA